In the genome of Patagioenas fasciata isolate bPatFas1 chromosome 12, bPatFas1.hap1, whole genome shotgun sequence, one region contains:
- the CILP gene encoding cartilage intermediate layer protein 1 isoform X2, producing the protein MVTAKGWILFLFLGATSILGQRLLKPALSRIQIGQKTFSPLVMLSLEICNITCPMGRVNADCDACMCEDVTLLGKVSLEDGSPAADARVYLQAEKLKLLTTADNRGMFRIPGVCPDGKNTLKVKKAKYATATVTVPESNRRNLAIQVQLHRSGKPYILRSPEDKARRVGQSVALCCDALGNPAPDRYLWYHNGSLLDPSLYKYKNNLILKNLNRDQAGEYFCKASSAGGSVKSQSAKLAVIGRQEASCDSQPQSHLIRLPHDCFQKATNSFYYDVGKCPAKTCAGKLDKGLRCKDNIAYCCGVSKMETRDISCDGYTLPTKVVIECGCKKCTETKITVRGRATAADNGEPLRFGHIYMGNKRVSMTGYKGTFSIQIPADTERLVLTFVDRLQKFVNTTKVLPFKENGGAVFHEIKLLRKKAPVTLESTETNVISLGEIEEDDPIAELEIPPNAFYRKNGEAYRGKVKASVTFLDPRNISAAPVTQSDLNFVDEEGDVFPLRTYGMFSVDFTDEQGTESLNAEEVKVHLDAAQVKMPEHLQEMKLWSLNPETGLWEEEGDFNLEKSRRRKREERTFLVGNMEIKERRLFNLDVPESRRCYVKVRAYRSERFLQSEQIQGVVISIINTEPTPGYSSNPRAWGRFDSVVTGPNGACVPAFCDEQNPEAYAAYILASMGGEELEAVSSAPKLNPNAIGVPQPYLNKLNYKRTDHEDSSTKKTAFSINMAKPSPNSPEENNGPIYAYENLRECEEAPHSAAHFRFYRIEGDRYDYNTVPFSEDDLMSWTDDYLAWWPKPMEFRACYIKVKINGPQEVNVRSRNMGGTHPRTIGKLYGIRDVRSIRDPTQPDVSAACLEFKCSGMLFDQDRVDRTLVKVVPQGSCRRESVNSMLHEYLVNHLPMATNNDSSEYTMLAPLDPLGHNYGIYTVTDQDPRIAKEIALGRCFDGTSDGTSRTMKSNVGVGLTFTCSERSAAEQSIFQSQRNSGQQSILVLPGESPTYRRQPASRRVPQSRIPTRG; encoded by the exons ATGGTCACTGCAAAAGGATGgatcctcttcctctttctggGAGCCACATCCATTCTAG GTCAAAGGCTTCTGAAACCAGCCCTCAGCAGGATCCAGATAGGACAGAAAACCTTCAGCCCACTGGTGATGCTCAGCTTGGAGA TCTGCAACATCACCTGCCCCATGGGCCGTGTCAACGCCGACTGCGATGCCTGCATGTGTGAGGATGTGACGCTGCTCGGGAAGGTCTCTCTCGAGGACGGGTCACCCGCTGCCGATGCCCGGGTCTACCTGCAAGCTGAGAAACTCAAGTTGTTGACAACAGCCGATAACAGGGGCATGTTTAGGATCCCAGGCGTTTGTCCTGATGGCAAAAACACCCTTAAAGTAAAGAAAGCTAAATACGCAACAGCGACTGTCACTGTGCCAGAGAGCAACAGGAGAAACTTGGCAATCCAAGTGCAGCTGCACCGATCAG GCAAACCCTACATTTTGaggagccctgaggacaaagccaGGAGAGTAGGACAGAGCGTGGCGCTCTGCTGCGATGCTCTCGGGAACCCAGCCCCTGACCGCTACCTCTG GTACCACAATGGCTCACTGCTGGATCCCTCCTTATACAAATATAAAAACAACCTGATTCTGAAGAACCTGAACAGAGACCAGGCTGGAGAGTATTTCTGCAAGGCCAGCAGCGCCGGGGGCTCAGTGAAGTCTCAATCGGCCAAACTTGCTGTCATAG GAAGACAAGAGGCATCTTGCGACTCTCAACCCCAAAGCCACCTCATCCGGCTTCCACATGACTGCTTCCAAAAAGCAACAAACTCCTTCTACTACGATGTGGGCAAGTGCCCAGCAAAGACCTGTGCTGGGAAGCTGGATAAGGGACTTCGGTGCAAGGACAACATCGCCTACTGCTGCGGAGTGTCCAAGATGGAAACCAGAGACATCTCCTGCGACGGGTACACGCTCCCCACTAAAGTTGTCATAGAATGTGGCTGCAAAAAATGCACCGAGACCAAAATAACAGTTCGAGGCAGAGCCACAGCAGCAGATAATGGTGAGCCACTGAGGTTTGGCCACATCTACATGGGGAACAAGAGAGTAAGTATGACCGGCTACAAGGGAACCTTCTCCATCCAAATCCCAGCAGACACAGAGAGACTGGTTCTAACTTTTGTTGATCGGCTGCAGAAATTTGTGAACACAACAAAAGTTCTGCCTTTCAAGGAAAACGGAGGCGCTGTGTTTCATGAGATCAAGCTCCTAAGGAAAAAAGCCCCGGTTACACTGGAATCCACTGAAACCAATGTAATTTCTTTGGGAGAAATAGAAGAAGATGATCCAATTGCTGAATTAGAAATACCTCCCAATGCGTTTTACAGGAAAAATGGAGAAGCCTACAGAGGCAAAGTGAAAGCCAgcgtgacatttctggacccaaGAAATATCTCAGCTGCCCCTGTGACTCAAAGTGACCTGAATTTTGTAGATGAGGAAGGAGACGTATTCCCACTCCGCACGTACGGCATGTTTTCCGTGGACTTCACAGACGAACAGGGCACCGAGTCTCTTAATGCAGAAGAAGTGAAGGTTCATTTGGATGCTGCTCAGGTCAAGATGCCGGAGCACCTGCAAGAGATGAAGCTTTGGTCCCTGAACCCAGAGACAGGATTATGGGAAGAAGAAGGGGACTTCAACCTTGAGAAAAGCAGACGACGCAAAAGGGAGGAGAGAACGTTTTTGGTTGGGAACATGGAGATCAAGGAAAGGCGGCTTTTTAACCTTGACGTCCCAGAGAGCAGACGGTGCTATGTCAAAGTCCGAGCCTACAGAAGTGAGAGGTTCCTGCAAAGCGAGCAGATCCAAGGGGTTGTGATTTCTATTATAAACACGGAGCCAACACCGGGGTACTCCTCCAACCCCAGAGCCTGGGGCCGTTTTGACAGCGTAGTCACCGGTCCCAACGGTGCCTGTGTGCCTGCCTTCTGCGATGAGCAAAATCCCGAGGCCTACGCAGCTTATATTTTAGCAAGCATGGGGGGAGAAGAGCTTGAAGCTGTGTCGTCTGCTCCCAAACTCAACCCTAACGCTATCGGGGTCCCACAGCCATATCTCAACAAGCTCAACTACAAGAGAACAGACCACGAGGACTCCAGCACTAAGAAAACAGCCTTCAGCATCAACATGGCCAAGCCAAGCCCTAATTCCCCAGAAGAGAACAACGGTCCTATTTATGCCTATGAAAACCTAAGAGAGTGTGAGGAAGCTCCACACAGTGCTGCTCACTTCAGGTTTTACAGGATAGAGGGAGACAGATATGACTACAACACCGTTCCTTTCAGTGAAGATGACCTCATGAGCTGGACTGATGACTACCTGGCATGGTGGCCCAAGCCCATGGAATTTAGAGCCTGCTacattaaagtaaaaataaatggaCCCCAAGAGGTGAACGTAAGGTCTCGTAACATGGGTGGGACGCACCCACGGACCATCGGCAAGCTCTACGGCATCAGGGATGTCCGCAGCATCCGTGACCCCACACAGCCGGATGTGTCGGCAGCCTGCCTGGAGTTCAAGTGCAGCGGCATGCTCTTCGACCAAGACCGCGTGGACCGCACGCTTGTGAAGGTGGTTCCCCAAGGCAGCTGCCGCCGAGAGAGCGTCAACAGCATGCTCCACGAGTACCTGGTGAACCACCTCCCCATGGCTACCAACAACGACTCCAGCGAGTACACGATGCTGGCTCCTCTCGACCCGCTGGGGCACAACTATGGCATCTACACCGTCACTGACCAAGACCCGAGGATTGCCAAGGAAATCGCCCTGGGCAGGTGTTTCGACGGCACGTCTGATGGCACCTCCAGAACCATGAAGAGCAATGTTGGCGTTGGGTTGACTTTCACCTGTTCGGAGAGGAGCGCGGCGGAGCAAAGCATCTTCCAGTCCCAGAGGAACTCGGGCCAGCAGTCCATCCTGGTTCTGCCGGGGGAGAGCCCCACATACCGACGGCAACCGGCGAGTCGCCGAGTTCCCCAAAGCAGGATACCGACGAGAGGTTAA
- the CILP gene encoding cartilage intermediate layer protein 1 isoform X1, with amino-acid sequence MVTAKGWILFLFLGATSILGQRLLKPALSRIQIGQKTFSPLVMLSLESTRSSSRRGNPTFTYARRSPLVQDSKRFLSPWSKWSECSGKCGQTGVQKRTRSCLAEHLWGVHCNEATEEGRLCIGHDCSVCNITCPMGRVNADCDACMCEDVTLLGKVSLEDGSPAADARVYLQAEKLKLLTTADNRGMFRIPGVCPDGKNTLKVKKAKYATATVTVPESNRRNLAIQVQLHRSGKPYILRSPEDKARRVGQSVALCCDALGNPAPDRYLWYHNGSLLDPSLYKYKNNLILKNLNRDQAGEYFCKASSAGGSVKSQSAKLAVIGRQEASCDSQPQSHLIRLPHDCFQKATNSFYYDVGKCPAKTCAGKLDKGLRCKDNIAYCCGVSKMETRDISCDGYTLPTKVVIECGCKKCTETKITVRGRATAADNGEPLRFGHIYMGNKRVSMTGYKGTFSIQIPADTERLVLTFVDRLQKFVNTTKVLPFKENGGAVFHEIKLLRKKAPVTLESTETNVISLGEIEEDDPIAELEIPPNAFYRKNGEAYRGKVKASVTFLDPRNISAAPVTQSDLNFVDEEGDVFPLRTYGMFSVDFTDEQGTESLNAEEVKVHLDAAQVKMPEHLQEMKLWSLNPETGLWEEEGDFNLEKSRRRKREERTFLVGNMEIKERRLFNLDVPESRRCYVKVRAYRSERFLQSEQIQGVVISIINTEPTPGYSSNPRAWGRFDSVVTGPNGACVPAFCDEQNPEAYAAYILASMGGEELEAVSSAPKLNPNAIGVPQPYLNKLNYKRTDHEDSSTKKTAFSINMAKPSPNSPEENNGPIYAYENLRECEEAPHSAAHFRFYRIEGDRYDYNTVPFSEDDLMSWTDDYLAWWPKPMEFRACYIKVKINGPQEVNVRSRNMGGTHPRTIGKLYGIRDVRSIRDPTQPDVSAACLEFKCSGMLFDQDRVDRTLVKVVPQGSCRRESVNSMLHEYLVNHLPMATNNDSSEYTMLAPLDPLGHNYGIYTVTDQDPRIAKEIALGRCFDGTSDGTSRTMKSNVGVGLTFTCSERSAAEQSIFQSQRNSGQQSILVLPGESPTYRRQPASRRVPQSRIPTRG; translated from the exons ATGGTCACTGCAAAAGGATGgatcctcttcctctttctggGAGCCACATCCATTCTAG GTCAAAGGCTTCTGAAACCAGCCCTCAGCAGGATCCAGATAGGACAGAAAACCTTCAGCCCACTGGTGATGCTCAGCTTGGAGA GTACAAGGAGCAGCTCTCGCCGGGGGAACCCAACCTTCACCTACGCCAGACGCA GTCCGCTGGTGCAAGATTCAAAAAGGTTTTTGTCTCCATGGTCAAAATGGAGTGAATGTTCGGGGAAGTGTGGCCAAACGGGCGTGCAGAAGCGTACCAGATCCTGCCTCGCTGAGCATCTCTGGGGTGTGCACTGTAACGAAGCAACGGAGGAAGGGCGGCTCTGCATCGGACATGACTGCTCAG TCTGCAACATCACCTGCCCCATGGGCCGTGTCAACGCCGACTGCGATGCCTGCATGTGTGAGGATGTGACGCTGCTCGGGAAGGTCTCTCTCGAGGACGGGTCACCCGCTGCCGATGCCCGGGTCTACCTGCAAGCTGAGAAACTCAAGTTGTTGACAACAGCCGATAACAGGGGCATGTTTAGGATCCCAGGCGTTTGTCCTGATGGCAAAAACACCCTTAAAGTAAAGAAAGCTAAATACGCAACAGCGACTGTCACTGTGCCAGAGAGCAACAGGAGAAACTTGGCAATCCAAGTGCAGCTGCACCGATCAG GCAAACCCTACATTTTGaggagccctgaggacaaagccaGGAGAGTAGGACAGAGCGTGGCGCTCTGCTGCGATGCTCTCGGGAACCCAGCCCCTGACCGCTACCTCTG GTACCACAATGGCTCACTGCTGGATCCCTCCTTATACAAATATAAAAACAACCTGATTCTGAAGAACCTGAACAGAGACCAGGCTGGAGAGTATTTCTGCAAGGCCAGCAGCGCCGGGGGCTCAGTGAAGTCTCAATCGGCCAAACTTGCTGTCATAG GAAGACAAGAGGCATCTTGCGACTCTCAACCCCAAAGCCACCTCATCCGGCTTCCACATGACTGCTTCCAAAAAGCAACAAACTCCTTCTACTACGATGTGGGCAAGTGCCCAGCAAAGACCTGTGCTGGGAAGCTGGATAAGGGACTTCGGTGCAAGGACAACATCGCCTACTGCTGCGGAGTGTCCAAGATGGAAACCAGAGACATCTCCTGCGACGGGTACACGCTCCCCACTAAAGTTGTCATAGAATGTGGCTGCAAAAAATGCACCGAGACCAAAATAACAGTTCGAGGCAGAGCCACAGCAGCAGATAATGGTGAGCCACTGAGGTTTGGCCACATCTACATGGGGAACAAGAGAGTAAGTATGACCGGCTACAAGGGAACCTTCTCCATCCAAATCCCAGCAGACACAGAGAGACTGGTTCTAACTTTTGTTGATCGGCTGCAGAAATTTGTGAACACAACAAAAGTTCTGCCTTTCAAGGAAAACGGAGGCGCTGTGTTTCATGAGATCAAGCTCCTAAGGAAAAAAGCCCCGGTTACACTGGAATCCACTGAAACCAATGTAATTTCTTTGGGAGAAATAGAAGAAGATGATCCAATTGCTGAATTAGAAATACCTCCCAATGCGTTTTACAGGAAAAATGGAGAAGCCTACAGAGGCAAAGTGAAAGCCAgcgtgacatttctggacccaaGAAATATCTCAGCTGCCCCTGTGACTCAAAGTGACCTGAATTTTGTAGATGAGGAAGGAGACGTATTCCCACTCCGCACGTACGGCATGTTTTCCGTGGACTTCACAGACGAACAGGGCACCGAGTCTCTTAATGCAGAAGAAGTGAAGGTTCATTTGGATGCTGCTCAGGTCAAGATGCCGGAGCACCTGCAAGAGATGAAGCTTTGGTCCCTGAACCCAGAGACAGGATTATGGGAAGAAGAAGGGGACTTCAACCTTGAGAAAAGCAGACGACGCAAAAGGGAGGAGAGAACGTTTTTGGTTGGGAACATGGAGATCAAGGAAAGGCGGCTTTTTAACCTTGACGTCCCAGAGAGCAGACGGTGCTATGTCAAAGTCCGAGCCTACAGAAGTGAGAGGTTCCTGCAAAGCGAGCAGATCCAAGGGGTTGTGATTTCTATTATAAACACGGAGCCAACACCGGGGTACTCCTCCAACCCCAGAGCCTGGGGCCGTTTTGACAGCGTAGTCACCGGTCCCAACGGTGCCTGTGTGCCTGCCTTCTGCGATGAGCAAAATCCCGAGGCCTACGCAGCTTATATTTTAGCAAGCATGGGGGGAGAAGAGCTTGAAGCTGTGTCGTCTGCTCCCAAACTCAACCCTAACGCTATCGGGGTCCCACAGCCATATCTCAACAAGCTCAACTACAAGAGAACAGACCACGAGGACTCCAGCACTAAGAAAACAGCCTTCAGCATCAACATGGCCAAGCCAAGCCCTAATTCCCCAGAAGAGAACAACGGTCCTATTTATGCCTATGAAAACCTAAGAGAGTGTGAGGAAGCTCCACACAGTGCTGCTCACTTCAGGTTTTACAGGATAGAGGGAGACAGATATGACTACAACACCGTTCCTTTCAGTGAAGATGACCTCATGAGCTGGACTGATGACTACCTGGCATGGTGGCCCAAGCCCATGGAATTTAGAGCCTGCTacattaaagtaaaaataaatggaCCCCAAGAGGTGAACGTAAGGTCTCGTAACATGGGTGGGACGCACCCACGGACCATCGGCAAGCTCTACGGCATCAGGGATGTCCGCAGCATCCGTGACCCCACACAGCCGGATGTGTCGGCAGCCTGCCTGGAGTTCAAGTGCAGCGGCATGCTCTTCGACCAAGACCGCGTGGACCGCACGCTTGTGAAGGTGGTTCCCCAAGGCAGCTGCCGCCGAGAGAGCGTCAACAGCATGCTCCACGAGTACCTGGTGAACCACCTCCCCATGGCTACCAACAACGACTCCAGCGAGTACACGATGCTGGCTCCTCTCGACCCGCTGGGGCACAACTATGGCATCTACACCGTCACTGACCAAGACCCGAGGATTGCCAAGGAAATCGCCCTGGGCAGGTGTTTCGACGGCACGTCTGATGGCACCTCCAGAACCATGAAGAGCAATGTTGGCGTTGGGTTGACTTTCACCTGTTCGGAGAGGAGCGCGGCGGAGCAAAGCATCTTCCAGTCCCAGAGGAACTCGGGCCAGCAGTCCATCCTGGTTCTGCCGGGGGAGAGCCCCACATACCGACGGCAACCGGCGAGTCGCCGAGTTCCCCAAAGCAGGATACCGACGAGAGGTTAA
- the MTFMT gene encoding methionyl-tRNA formyltransferase, mitochondrial, whose protein sequence is MRGRLLRAWREGVKAARRAAGLAGERPPWRVLFFGTDRFAVTALRALQAAREPSEDLLVSRLEVVTLPSHLPGDLPVRSCARELQLPVHEWPDTGPVGQFDVGVVASFGRLLSEELILQFPYGILNIHPSCLPRWRGPAPIIHTVLHGDKVTGVTIMEIRPKRFDVGPIIKQEEFAVPPRCTAKELEVMLSEMGASMLISVLKNLPESLKNKKEQPKEGVTFAPKISVAKSCIKWEEQTAAQIIQLHRAIGSMFPLQTLWKGTAVKLLDFVEVDNIPGFTDQVLNDHGAVPGSLLYHKVSQTLIARCKEGWVGIKTVVLKKKLTAVDFYNGYMHSWFQQNPRTVHQECRFQTLKLSMAKKTLKQREILAQDIKQ, encoded by the exons GGCTCGCGGGGGAGCGACCGCCATGGCGGGTCTTGTTCTTCGGCACCGACCGCTTCGCCGTCACCGCCCTACGGGCCTTGCAGGCCGCCAG GGAGCCCAGCGAGGACTTGCTGGTGTCCAGGCTGGAGGTGGTGACGCTGCCCTCCCACCTGCCCGGGGACCTGCCCGTGAGGAGCTGTGCCCGGGAGCTCCAGCTACCTGTTCACGAGTGGCCAGACACAGGACCCGTGGGGCAGTTTGACGTGGGCGTGGTAGCATCGTTTGGACGTCTCCTAAGTGAGGAACTTATTCTGCAGTTCCCATA TGGCATCCTGAACATCCATCCCAGCTGTCTCCCACGGTGGCGTGGTCCCGCACCAATAATCCACACGGTGCTTCACGGTGATAAAGTGACTGGGGTAACGATTATGGAAATAAGACCAAAAAG GTTTGATGTTGGTCCAATTATTAAACAAGAAGAGTTTGCTGTTCCTCCCCGCTGTACCGCAAAGGAGCTGGAAGTGATGTTATCAGAGATGGGTGCAAGCATG CTGATATCAGTTTTGAAAAACTTGcctgaaagtttaaaaaataaaaaagagcaacCAAAAGAAGGAGTAACATTTG CTCCTAAAATCTCTGTAGCTAAGAGTTGTATAAAATGGGAAGAACAAACAGCTGCACAAATAATTCAACTGCATCGTGCAATAGGAAGTATG TTCCCTTTGCAGACACTCTGGAAGGGCACTGCTGTTAAACTTCTGGATTTTGTGGAAGTGGATAATATCCCTGGTTTTACtg ATCAAGTATTAAATGATCATGGAGCTGTTCCTGGTTCACTCCTATACCATAAAGTGTCCCAGACGTTGATAGCTCGTTGCAAG gaAGGCTGGGTTGGAATCAAAACAGTCGTATTAAAGAAGAAGCTCACAGCAGTTGACTTCTACAACGGATATATGCACTCTTGGTTCCAGCAGAACCCAAGAACAGTTCATCAGGAATGCAGATTTCAGACACTCAAACTTAGCATGGCAAAAAAGACTCTGAAACAGAGGGAAATATTGGCACAGGATATAAAGCaatag